Proteins found in one Streptomyces sp. CB09001 genomic segment:
- a CDS encoding GNAT family N-acetyltransferase gives MPKPTEVDQDSVVRARNILLASGRRTAREEVDACRVLARVSPAAYLPRLARALRNLSHDRMYRDRPEDRLALCEEAVAAARALDPAHPKYADVLYDALDGCQRALYTLGRRAEGLAVRAEMLAVGRTRAESSGDGAVWGLSPWATGLLEEGRYAEAADVLSESVARGRPHGPQDGTFAWTLLEWIAALDAAGRSDEALTAVAELLAVLAAGAVKDGTRACRLYVLIRYAQMLDGVLRRAEATEVRQEALALFQELAAHGEEEAKSWSGYHAAFWALLFFMSVADSERPAAGQPRPPVGTGVHHWSPDVRERYFQSRKSLRADVDRLALRAADGPDGPDGLAEQIRLHRMLTVRWALSWGWQKARLRELFDEGVALARNLRRQDSVAGSRALATALTSRATFHVAATEFAEALDDFRQAVELHRGPLQAAGRVGQDADMTQGIGSGLPRESIELPDGSVLRRRSLVSDDAFIDAVAADVEHLGEWLRWARHPPTREETERFRAEQDADWDAGRSFVYVLTPPDRLDQVLGGGAMFPNGEVGVLEIGYWVCSSATGRGLATRAAAALTEEGLGLPGVKAVEIHCDQANARSAAIPPRIGYRLLRIEADEPQTAAEAGRSMVWRHDGA, from the coding sequence ATGCCCAAGCCCACAGAGGTCGATCAGGACAGCGTCGTGCGCGCGCGGAACATACTCCTCGCGTCCGGACGACGGACCGCACGCGAGGAGGTCGACGCCTGCCGGGTGCTCGCGCGCGTCAGCCCCGCCGCGTATCTGCCGCGGCTGGCACGCGCGCTGCGGAATCTCAGCCACGACCGCATGTACCGGGACCGCCCCGAGGACCGACTCGCCCTGTGTGAGGAAGCGGTGGCCGCCGCACGCGCCCTCGATCCGGCCCACCCCAAGTACGCCGACGTGCTGTACGACGCCCTCGACGGCTGTCAGCGCGCGCTCTACACACTCGGCCGCCGCGCCGAAGGCCTCGCCGTGCGGGCCGAGATGCTCGCCGTCGGACGGACGCGGGCCGAGTCGTCCGGCGACGGGGCGGTGTGGGGACTGTCCCCGTGGGCCACCGGACTCCTGGAGGAGGGCCGCTACGCGGAGGCGGCGGACGTGCTGTCGGAGTCCGTGGCCCGCGGACGCCCCCACGGCCCGCAGGACGGCACGTTCGCCTGGACGCTGTTGGAGTGGATCGCCGCCCTCGACGCCGCGGGCCGGTCCGACGAGGCGCTGACCGCCGTGGCGGAACTGCTCGCCGTGCTGGCGGCGGGGGCCGTGAAGGACGGGACGCGGGCCTGCCGGCTCTACGTGCTGATCCGGTATGCCCAGATGCTCGACGGCGTCCTCCGCCGGGCCGAGGCGACGGAGGTCCGTCAGGAGGCGCTCGCCCTGTTCCAGGAGCTGGCCGCCCACGGGGAGGAGGAGGCGAAGTCGTGGAGCGGATACCACGCCGCGTTCTGGGCCCTCCTGTTCTTCATGTCCGTCGCCGACAGCGAGCGACCGGCGGCCGGACAGCCCCGCCCGCCTGTCGGCACCGGGGTCCACCACTGGTCGCCCGACGTGAGGGAGCGCTACTTCCAGAGCCGTAAGAGTCTCCGGGCCGACGTGGACCGACTCGCGCTCCGCGCGGCGGACGGCCCGGACGGCCCCGACGGCCTGGCGGAACAGATCCGGCTGCACCGGATGCTCACCGTGCGCTGGGCCCTGTCCTGGGGGTGGCAGAAGGCACGGCTGCGCGAGCTGTTCGACGAGGGCGTGGCTCTGGCCCGGAACCTGCGGCGGCAGGACTCGGTCGCCGGGAGCAGGGCCCTGGCCACGGCTCTCACGAGCAGAGCCACCTTCCACGTGGCCGCCACGGAGTTCGCCGAGGCCCTCGACGACTTCCGGCAGGCCGTGGAGCTTCACCGAGGTCCTCTTCAAGCAGCCGGCCGGGTGGGCCAGGATGCAGACATGACACAGGGAATAGGTTCCGGGCTTCCGCGAGAGAGCATCGAACTGCCGGACGGCTCGGTACTGCGACGGCGCTCCCTGGTCTCCGACGACGCGTTCATCGACGCCGTCGCCGCCGACGTCGAGCATCTGGGTGAGTGGCTTCGCTGGGCCCGGCATCCGCCCACCCGCGAGGAGACCGAGCGGTTCCGCGCCGAACAGGACGCGGACTGGGACGCGGGGCGGTCCTTCGTCTACGTGCTGACCCCGCCGGACCGACTCGACCAGGTGCTCGGCGGGGGCGCGATGTTCCCGAACGGCGAGGTGGGCGTCCTGGAGATCGGCTACTGGGTCTGTTCCTCGGCCACCGGCCGCGGACTCGCCACCCGGGCCGCGGCCGCGCTGACCGAGGAGGGCCTGGGGCTCCCCGGCGTCAAGGCCGTGGAGATCCACTGCGACCAGGCCAACGCCCGAAGCGCCGCGATACCGCCCCGGATCGGGTACCGGCTGCTCCGCATCGAAGCGGACGAACCGCAGACCGCCGCGGAGGCCGGACGGAGCATGGTCTGGCGCCACGATGGCGCCTGA
- a CDS encoding LysR family transcriptional regulator — translation MGMADVTLVGLRVLRAVAERGTFTAAAHSLGYTQSAVSRQMAALEQAAGARLFDRFPGGVRPTGAGRALLRHAVAALDALEAADRELRGVRDATGRVRLGYFPAAGAVLVADALSALRREHSRLRVTTREGSTPALVRALRSGTLDLALLTSRPPHRSPDTDDPALHVEPLLETRLALAVPADSRFAEQGTADVEDIAAQPWIAGPGSTDEPLLGVWPGLPGRPRIAHTARDWLTKLHLVAAGAGVTTASPALLPVVPPGVRFVGVTGVAEEVRRIDLVSLPGRLTAPAGPLVNALRRRAADLAG, via the coding sequence ATGGGCATGGCCGATGTGACTCTGGTCGGGCTGCGAGTGCTGCGTGCGGTGGCCGAGCGCGGCACCTTCACCGCGGCCGCGCACAGCCTCGGCTACACGCAGTCGGCGGTCTCCCGTCAGATGGCCGCGCTGGAACAGGCGGCGGGGGCCCGCCTGTTCGACCGCTTCCCCGGCGGTGTACGGCCGACCGGCGCGGGCCGCGCCCTGCTGCGCCACGCCGTCGCCGCACTGGACGCCCTGGAGGCGGCCGACCGGGAACTGCGCGGGGTGCGGGACGCCACCGGCCGGGTCCGGCTGGGGTACTTTCCCGCCGCCGGCGCGGTGCTCGTGGCCGACGCCCTGTCGGCACTGCGCCGGGAACACTCCCGTCTGCGGGTGACGACGCGGGAGGGGAGCACTCCCGCACTGGTGCGCGCACTGCGCAGCGGCACCCTCGACCTGGCGCTCCTGACCTCCCGGCCCCCGCACCGCTCACCCGACACGGACGACCCTGCCCTGCACGTCGAACCGCTGCTGGAAACACGCCTGGCCCTGGCCGTTCCGGCGGACAGCCGCTTCGCCGAACAGGGCACCGCGGACGTCGAGGACATCGCCGCGCAGCCCTGGATCGCCGGTCCCGGCAGCACGGACGAGCCGCTGCTCGGCGTCTGGCCGGGGCTGCCCGGCCGGCCCCGCATCGCGCACACCGCCCGCGACTGGCTGACCAAGCTGCACCTGGTCGCGGCCGGGGCGGGCGTCACCACGGCCTCACCGGCGCTGCTGCCCGTGGTCCCGCCAGGCGTCCGCTTCGTCGGCGTCACGGGCGTCGCGGAGGAAGTACGGCGCATCGACCTGGTGTCGCTGCCCGGCCGGCTCACGGCTCCCGCCGGGCCACTGGTCAACGCCCTGCGACGGCGCGCCGCCGACCTGGCCGGCTGA
- a CDS encoding carbohydrate-binding module family 20 domain-containing protein codes for MHGNTSPARRITATALALTAGVAGSLLATTAPAQASPPGDKDVTAVMFEWKFTSVAQACTDTLGPAGYGYVQVSPPQEHIQGGQWWTSYQPVSYRIAGRLGDRAQFKSMVDTCHAAGVKVVADSVVNHMSAGNGTGTGGSSYTKYDYPGLYSSNDLDNCTSQINNYGDRFNVQECELVGLADLDTGEDYVRGKIAGYLNDLLSLGVDGFRIDAAKHMAAADLADIKSRLSDPNVYWKHEAIYGAGEAVSPAEYVGSGDVQEFRYARDLKRVFNGENLAYLKNFGEAWGYLPSDKAAVFVTNHDTERNGETLTYKDGATYTLAHVFMLAWPYGSPDVHSGYEFSDHDAGPPSGGQVNACYSDGWKCQHAWREISSMVGLRNTARGQGVTDWWDNGGDQIAFGRGSKAYVAINHEGTSLTRTFQTSLPAGDYCDVQTGKGVTVDGAGRFTATLGANTAVALHVGARTCDGGGDPGDPDPVSSGVSFAVDATTSWGQNIYVTGNRPELGNWNPGSALELDPAAYPAWKGDVELPEGTTIEYKYLRKDGAGNVTWESGANRTATVNTTKTALNDTWRN; via the coding sequence ATGCACGGGAACACCAGCCCAGCGCGAAGAATCACCGCAACCGCGCTCGCCCTCACCGCCGGCGTGGCCGGCAGCCTGCTGGCCACCACGGCACCGGCCCAGGCGTCCCCACCCGGCGACAAGGACGTCACCGCGGTGATGTTCGAGTGGAAGTTCACCTCCGTCGCCCAGGCGTGCACCGACACCCTCGGCCCGGCCGGCTACGGCTACGTCCAGGTCTCACCGCCCCAGGAGCACATCCAGGGCGGACAGTGGTGGACCTCGTACCAGCCGGTGAGCTACCGGATCGCGGGCCGCCTCGGTGACCGCGCCCAGTTCAAGAGCATGGTCGACACCTGCCACGCGGCCGGGGTGAAGGTCGTCGCCGACTCGGTCGTCAACCACATGTCGGCAGGTAACGGCACGGGCACCGGCGGCTCGTCGTACACCAAGTACGACTACCCCGGCCTCTACTCGTCCAACGACCTCGACAACTGCACCTCGCAGATCAACAACTACGGCGACCGCTTCAACGTCCAGGAATGCGAACTGGTCGGCCTCGCGGACCTGGACACCGGCGAGGACTACGTCCGGGGGAAGATCGCCGGCTACCTCAACGACCTGCTGTCCCTCGGCGTCGACGGCTTCCGCATCGACGCCGCCAAGCACATGGCCGCCGCCGACCTGGCCGACATCAAGTCCCGGCTCAGCGACCCGAACGTCTACTGGAAGCACGAGGCGATCTACGGCGCGGGCGAGGCCGTGTCCCCGGCCGAGTACGTCGGCAGCGGCGACGTACAGGAGTTCCGCTACGCACGCGACCTCAAGCGCGTCTTCAACGGCGAGAACCTCGCCTACCTGAAGAACTTCGGCGAGGCCTGGGGCTACCTGCCCTCGGACAAGGCCGCCGTCTTCGTCACCAACCACGACACCGAGCGCAACGGCGAGACCCTCACCTACAAGGACGGCGCCACCTACACCCTGGCGCACGTCTTCATGCTGGCCTGGCCGTACGGCAGCCCCGACGTCCACTCCGGCTACGAGTTCAGCGACCACGACGCGGGCCCGCCGAGCGGCGGTCAGGTGAACGCCTGTTACAGCGACGGATGGAAGTGCCAGCACGCCTGGCGCGAGATCTCCTCGATGGTCGGCCTCCGCAACACCGCACGCGGCCAGGGGGTGACCGACTGGTGGGACAACGGCGGGGACCAGATCGCCTTCGGCCGCGGCTCCAAGGCGTACGTCGCCATCAACCACGAGGGCACCTCACTGACCCGTACGTTCCAGACCTCGCTGCCCGCGGGGGACTACTGCGACGTCCAGACGGGCAAGGGCGTCACGGTCGACGGGGCAGGCCGGTTCACCGCCACCCTGGGCGCCAACACCGCCGTGGCCCTGCACGTCGGCGCCCGCACCTGTGACGGCGGCGGCGATCCCGGCGACCCCGACCCGGTGTCCTCCGGCGTGTCCTTCGCGGTCGACGCCACCACCAGCTGGGGCCAGAACATCTACGTGACCGGCAACCGGCCGGAACTGGGCAACTGGAACCCGGGCAGCGCCCTCGAACTCGACCCGGCCGCCTACCCGGCGTGGAAGGGCGACGTCGAACTCCCCGAGGGCACGACCATCGAGTACAAGTACCTCCGCAAGGACGGGGCGGGCAACGTGACCTGGGAGAGCGGCGCCAACCGCACCGCGACGGTGAACACCACGAAGACCGCTCTCAACGACACCTGGCGCAACTGA
- a CDS encoding C40 family peptidase, whose product MNVSTGGRRLRSRGTTAALVCAIILLPGPGYAAPGDPDPHADQSIEDIRDELDGLYREAEVATEAYNAANENAAKQEKRLTTLRKDLTRAEKRVKDLRDLAGAAARTQYRGGDLAATGIQLLLGDHPEQALDEASQARQAMRGLVNVSETQKTAREALGEQTEAASKELLELKSSRADKAAAKQKIEKKIASAERIEAGLEEEQTRRLAALENQRTREAEARWTESGGSSGGSSGKSKGKGRAPGGGTRVSGAAGQAVGFAMAQIGKPYVWGAVGPSSYDCSGLTSAAWAAAGHPIPRTSQAQWGGLTRVSLSSARPGDLIIYYNDATHVGMYIGGGQIVHAPRPGRNITTAPAASMPVLGVVRPGA is encoded by the coding sequence ATGAACGTGTCGACCGGCGGCAGACGGTTACGGAGTCGGGGCACCACAGCAGCCCTCGTCTGCGCGATCATCCTGTTGCCCGGCCCCGGTTACGCGGCCCCGGGCGACCCCGACCCGCACGCCGACCAGTCGATCGAGGACATCCGCGACGAACTGGACGGCCTCTACCGTGAGGCGGAAGTGGCCACCGAGGCCTACAACGCCGCGAACGAGAATGCGGCCAAACAGGAGAAGCGCCTGACGACCCTCCGCAAGGACCTCACCCGTGCCGAGAAGCGGGTGAAGGACCTGCGCGACCTCGCCGGCGCGGCCGCCCGGACCCAGTACCGCGGGGGCGATCTCGCCGCCACCGGCATCCAGTTGCTGCTCGGGGACCACCCGGAACAGGCTCTCGACGAGGCATCCCAGGCCCGCCAGGCCATGCGCGGCCTGGTCAACGTCTCCGAGACCCAGAAGACCGCCCGCGAGGCACTGGGCGAGCAGACCGAGGCCGCCTCGAAGGAACTGCTGGAGCTGAAGAGCAGCCGTGCGGACAAGGCCGCGGCGAAGCAGAAGATCGAGAAGAAGATCGCCTCCGCCGAGCGGATCGAGGCCGGACTCGAGGAGGAACAGACCCGCAGGCTGGCCGCGTTGGAAAACCAGCGCACCCGGGAGGCCGAGGCCAGGTGGACGGAGTCCGGCGGCTCCTCCGGCGGTTCTTCGGGGAAGAGCAAGGGCAAGGGGCGGGCGCCGGGCGGCGGGACGCGGGTGAGCGGAGCGGCCGGGCAGGCCGTGGGCTTCGCGATGGCGCAGATCGGCAAACCGTACGTGTGGGGCGCGGTGGGCCCGTCCTCGTACGACTGCTCCGGACTCACCTCCGCCGCCTGGGCGGCGGCCGGGCACCCCATTCCCCGCACCTCGCAGGCACAGTGGGGCGGCCTGACCCGCGTCAGCCTGTCCTCGGCCCGCCCCGGAGACCTGATCATCTACTACAACGACGCCACCCACGTGGGCATGTACATCGGAGGCGGACAGATCGTCCACGCACCGCGGCCCGGCCGCAACATCACCACCGCGCCGGCCGCCTCCATGCCCGTCCTCGGCGTCGTACGACCCGGAGCCTGA
- a CDS encoding tautomerase family protein, with translation MPLITVSLRQGTTPQYRRLVSEALHRSMVDVLKIPQDDQFHVFHEVADDNFVIQPVVFGLRRTPRTLFIQLAFNRRSAEQKAELFRAIVANLRLYADVPEEDVMLVAFETARENWWAAGRVVDPATGYDERMTDVPDLPGVSEDPGR, from the coding sequence ATGCCTCTGATCACCGTTTCCCTGCGGCAGGGAACCACGCCCCAGTACCGCCGCCTCGTCTCCGAGGCCCTCCACAGGTCCATGGTCGACGTGCTGAAGATCCCGCAGGACGACCAGTTCCACGTCTTCCACGAGGTCGCCGACGACAACTTCGTCATACAGCCGGTCGTGTTCGGCCTGCGGCGCACCCCGCGGACCCTGTTCATCCAGTTGGCGTTCAACCGGCGCAGCGCGGAGCAGAAGGCGGAACTGTTCCGGGCGATCGTCGCCAACCTCCGGCTGTACGCGGACGTTCCCGAGGAGGACGTCATGCTGGTGGCCTTCGAGACGGCGAGGGAGAACTGGTGGGCCGCCGGCCGCGTCGTCGACCCCGCCACCGGCTACGACGAGCGCATGACCGACGTGCCCGACCTGCCGGGCGTGTCCGAGGACCCGGGCCGGTAG
- a CDS encoding LacI family DNA-binding transcriptional regulator, with protein MHDEVEVGARVTLAEVAKEAGVSPPTVSKVLNGRSDVSSATRARVERLLEVHGYRRRNTSPPRSPLVELVFHELDSVWAMELVRGVEDVAKANRTEVVLTRSGTRHAPAPDWIEGVLRRRPLGVVLVFSSLPAEVKQRLRSWDIPFVIVDPAGDPDPDVPSVGSANWAGGLAATRHLTDHGHERVAIITGFEDMLCSLARLDGYRSAMTMAGLPIDPALVRYGDYSVESGFEHGMDLLAGPGRPTAVFAGSDLQALGVLEAARVKGLRVPQDLSVVGYDDVPLAQWSSPPLTTVHQPLRHMAEEATRMLFRPDEPGRAGRRIELATHLVVRQSTAPPGGAPAAPGGADT; from the coding sequence ATGCACGATGAAGTTGAGGTGGGCGCCCGGGTGACCCTGGCCGAGGTGGCGAAAGAGGCGGGAGTCTCTCCTCCGACAGTTTCGAAGGTCCTCAACGGTCGTTCGGATGTCTCCAGCGCCACCAGGGCCAGGGTGGAGCGGCTTCTCGAGGTGCACGGCTACCGTCGGCGCAACACGAGCCCGCCGCGCTCGCCGCTGGTCGAACTCGTCTTCCACGAGCTGGACAGCGTCTGGGCGATGGAACTCGTCCGGGGCGTGGAGGACGTGGCCAAGGCCAACCGGACCGAGGTCGTACTCACCCGCAGCGGTACTCGGCACGCGCCCGCGCCGGACTGGATCGAAGGCGTGCTCAGGCGCAGGCCGCTGGGCGTCGTGCTGGTCTTCTCCTCGCTCCCCGCGGAGGTCAAGCAGCGGCTGCGGTCCTGGGACATCCCCTTCGTCATCGTCGACCCGGCCGGCGACCCCGACCCCGACGTTCCGTCGGTCGGCTCGGCGAACTGGGCAGGGGGCCTGGCGGCCACCCGCCACCTCACCGACCACGGGCACGAACGCGTCGCGATCATCACCGGGTTCGAGGACATGCTGTGCTCGCTGGCCCGACTCGACGGCTACCGCTCGGCGATGACGATGGCGGGCCTGCCGATCGACCCGGCCCTGGTCCGGTACGGCGACTACAGCGTGGAGAGCGGCTTCGAGCACGGCATGGACCTGCTCGCGGGTCCCGGCCGGCCGACGGCGGTCTTCGCGGGCAGCGACCTCCAGGCGCTCGGGGTGCTGGAGGCGGCCCGTGTCAAAGGCCTGAGGGTCCCTCAGGACCTGTCGGTCGTCGGCTACGACGACGTGCCGCTGGCCCAGTGGTCGAGCCCGCCGCTGACCACCGTCCACCAGCCGCTGCGGCACATGGCCGAGGAGGCCACCCGGATGCTGTTCCGTCCGGACGAGCCCGGCCGGGCCGGCCGGCGCATCGAGCTGGCGACCCACCTCGTCGTACGGCAGAGCACGGCGCCGCCGGGCGGCGCTCCCGCCGCGCCCGGCGGCGCGGACACCTGA
- a CDS encoding carbohydrate binding domain-containing protein: MRWLGRPLAAAVTVGAVLSVAPAPPAISPTASPATDSAAAAAEAGNTATVFYYTKTKNWDRYNLHYAPDGGSWTEVPGVAMEAACPDWVKRTVPLGSAEGLRATFNNGSGTWDNNGGANYALGTGAITVKDGVIAHSDPCDGAQDPGPAPGDGNLATVYYSTRTLGWTTANIHYRPAGGSWTAVPGVGMRAACAGWWKKDVDLGAATSMTAAFNNGNGVWDNNKGADYTLPAGVTTVADNTVTADADDPCAGEAPDTQAPTVPAGVEAQADGVSVVLTWEPSTDDTGVAKYQVTRSGGTGGEVVSDVGSTVFSDTGLEERTTYTFTVRATDAAGNVSAASAAAIATTGTKPPAPAAGKPLATDPRKDPIYFVLTARFNDDDSSNNRGGSQHERSGNAANDDPMFRGDFKGLVNKLDYIKGLGFSAVWITPVVLNRSDYDYHGYHGYDFYQVDPRLESAGASYQDLINAAHAKGMKIYQDVVYNHSSRWGAKGLFTPTVYGVRDSQWSWYYDEKQPGFEYDGLTVEPKSGKSYYNGDLWSTTEPSGNTCVDWGKPTGAKSPEGYTLYNCQWPSPTSGMFPKALYHDCWIGNWEGEDSRSCWLHEDLADFNTENPQVQNYLIGAYDKYIDMGVDGFRVDTAVHIPRTTWNRRFLPAIQERVAQQHGAEAAANFFVFGEVAAFVNDKWNRGSVNHSAQFYTWKERREYSADDEKAALEMYEYEQQQGTGNQPTSTNAFLDGNSYHTPDHSRFSGMNVIDMRMHMNFGDASNAFHNGKDSDDSYNDATYDVVYVDSHDYGPNKSSERYTGGTDAWAENMSLMWTFRGIPTLYYGSEIEFQKGKKIDCGPTCPLATTGRAYYGDHLAGDVTASDFSRVDSATGAVATTLAQPLVKHVQRLNQIRRAVPALQMGQYSTDGITGDMAFKRRYTDGGTDSFALVTVSGGATYSGIPNGTYRDAVTGDTRTVTDGRLTVAAPGKGNLRVYVLDGPGKIGTDGPYLK; this comes from the coding sequence ATGCGGTGGCTCGGACGGCCGTTGGCCGCGGCCGTCACCGTCGGCGCCGTCCTGTCGGTGGCGCCCGCCCCACCCGCCATCTCCCCCACCGCCTCCCCCGCCACAGACTCCGCCGCGGCGGCAGCCGAGGCCGGAAACACGGCGACCGTCTTCTACTACACGAAGACGAAGAACTGGGACCGGTATAACCTGCACTACGCACCCGACGGCGGTTCCTGGACCGAGGTCCCCGGCGTGGCGATGGAGGCCGCGTGCCCGGACTGGGTGAAGCGGACGGTCCCCCTGGGCAGCGCCGAGGGGCTGCGGGCCACCTTCAACAACGGCTCGGGCACCTGGGACAACAACGGGGGCGCGAACTACGCCCTCGGCACCGGCGCCATCACGGTCAAGGACGGCGTGATCGCGCACTCCGACCCCTGCGACGGGGCCCAGGATCCCGGCCCGGCACCGGGGGACGGCAACCTGGCCACCGTCTACTACTCCACCCGCACCCTCGGCTGGACCACCGCCAACATCCACTACCGGCCCGCGGGCGGCTCCTGGACCGCCGTCCCCGGCGTCGGCATGCGGGCCGCCTGCGCGGGCTGGTGGAAGAAGGACGTCGACCTGGGCGCGGCCACCTCGATGACGGCCGCCTTCAACAACGGCAACGGAGTGTGGGACAACAACAAGGGCGCCGACTACACCCTGCCGGCCGGCGTCACCACCGTCGCCGACAACACGGTCACCGCCGACGCCGACGACCCGTGCGCCGGGGAAGCGCCCGACACCCAGGCGCCGACCGTGCCCGCCGGGGTGGAGGCACAGGCCGACGGCGTGTCCGTCGTGCTGACCTGGGAGCCGTCCACCGACGACACAGGCGTCGCCAAGTACCAGGTGACCCGCAGCGGCGGCACCGGGGGCGAGGTCGTGAGCGACGTCGGCTCCACCGTCTTCTCCGACACCGGCCTGGAGGAGAGGACCACCTACACCTTCACCGTCAGGGCGACGGACGCCGCGGGCAACGTCTCCGCGGCCTCCGCCGCCGCGATCGCCACCACCGGCACGAAACCGCCGGCACCCGCGGCGGGCAAGCCCCTGGCCACCGATCCCCGCAAGGACCCGATCTACTTCGTCCTCACCGCCCGCTTCAACGACGACGACAGCTCCAACAACCGCGGCGGCAGCCAGCACGAGAGGTCCGGCAACGCGGCGAACGACGACCCCATGTTCCGGGGCGACTTCAAGGGCCTGGTGAACAAGCTCGACTACATCAAAGGCCTCGGCTTCTCCGCCGTGTGGATCACACCCGTGGTCCTCAACCGCTCGGACTACGACTACCACGGCTACCACGGCTACGACTTCTACCAGGTCGACCCGCGCCTGGAGTCCGCCGGCGCCTCCTACCAGGACCTCATCAACGCGGCCCACGCCAAGGGCATGAAGATCTACCAGGACGTCGTCTACAACCACTCCTCCCGCTGGGGCGCCAAGGGCCTGTTCACCCCGACGGTCTACGGGGTGCGCGACTCCCAGTGGAGCTGGTACTACGACGAGAAGCAGCCCGGCTTCGAGTACGACGGCCTGACCGTCGAACCCAAGAGCGGCAAGTCCTACTACAACGGCGACCTGTGGTCCACCACCGAGCCGAGTGGCAACACCTGCGTGGACTGGGGCAAGCCGACCGGCGCCAAGAGCCCCGAGGGCTACACCCTCTACAACTGCCAGTGGCCCAGCCCGACGTCCGGCATGTTCCCCAAGGCGCTCTACCACGACTGCTGGATCGGCAACTGGGAGGGCGAGGACTCCCGTTCCTGCTGGCTGCACGAGGACCTCGCCGACTTCAACACCGAGAATCCGCAAGTGCAGAACTACCTCATCGGCGCCTACGACAAGTACATCGACATGGGCGTCGACGGCTTCCGCGTCGACACGGCCGTGCACATCCCGCGCACCACCTGGAACCGCCGCTTCCTGCCGGCGATCCAGGAGCGCGTCGCCCAGCAGCACGGCGCCGAGGCCGCGGCGAACTTCTTCGTCTTCGGCGAGGTCGCCGCCTTCGTCAACGACAAGTGGAACCGCGGCTCGGTGAACCACTCGGCGCAGTTCTACACGTGGAAGGAGCGCAGGGAGTACAGCGCCGACGACGAGAAGGCCGCGCTGGAGATGTACGAGTACGAGCAGCAGCAGGGCACGGGCAACCAGCCGACGTCCACGAACGCCTTCCTGGACGGCAACAGCTACCACACCCCGGACCACAGCCGCTTCTCCGGCATGAACGTCATCGACATGCGCATGCACATGAACTTCGGCGACGCGAGCAACGCCTTCCACAACGGCAAGGACTCCGACGACAGCTACAACGACGCCACGTACGACGTCGTCTACGTCGACAGCCACGACTACGGCCCGAACAAGAGCAGCGAGCGCTACACGGGCGGCACCGACGCCTGGGCCGAGAACATGTCCCTGATGTGGACCTTTCGCGGCATCCCCACCCTCTACTACGGCTCGGAGATCGAGTTCCAGAAGGGCAAGAAGATCGACTGCGGCCCCACCTGCCCCCTCGCCACGACGGGCCGCGCCTACTACGGCGACCACCTCGCCGGTGACGTGACGGCCTCCGACTTCTCCCGGGTCGACTCGGCCACCGGCGCCGTCGCCACAACATTGGCACAGCCCCTGGTCAAGCACGTGCAGCGGCTCAACCAGATCCGCCGTGCCGTCCCCGCCCTCCAGATGGGCCAGTACTCCACGGACGGCATCACCGGCGACATGGCCTTCAAACGGCGCTACACCGACGGCGGCACGGACAGCTTCGCCCTCGTCACCGTCTCGGGCGGCGCCACCTACAGCGGCATCCCCAACGGCACGTACCGGGACGCGGTCACCGGAGACACCCGAACCGTCACTGACGGCCGGCTCACCGTCGCCGCCCCCGGCAAGGGCAATCTGCGGGTGTACGTCCTGGACGGTCCCGGGAAGATCGGGACGGACGGCCCCTATCTGAAGTAG